In Xenorhabdus nematophila ATCC 19061, one DNA window encodes the following:
- the purM gene encoding phosphoribosylformylglycinamidine cyclo-ligase, with product MTNKTSLSYKDAGVDIDAGNTLVNRIKGVVKQTRRPEVMGGLGGFGALCALPQKYREPVLVSGTDGVGTKLRLAMDLKRHDTIGIDLVAMCVNDLIVQGAEPLFFLDYYATGKLDVDTAASVITGIAEGCKQAGCALVGGETAEMPGMYHGEDYDVAGFCVGVVEKSAIIDGSQVQVGDALIALASSGPHSNGYSLIRKILEVSQTNPETTELEGKSLADHLLAPTQIYVKSILGLIEEVEVHAIAHLTGGGFWENIPRVLPENTQARINSASWEWPAVFTWLQQAGNVSTHEMYRTFNCGVGMIIAIPQSQAELAISYLNATGENAWQIGTIAELNADEQPVVINE from the coding sequence GTGACCAACAAAACCTCTCTTAGCTATAAAGATGCTGGTGTCGATATTGATGCTGGTAATACCTTAGTCAATCGAATCAAAGGTGTCGTAAAACAGACCCGCCGTCCTGAAGTCATGGGAGGATTGGGGGGGTTCGGGGCATTATGTGCCCTGCCACAGAAATATCGTGAACCTGTGCTGGTTTCCGGTACAGACGGTGTTGGCACTAAACTGCGTCTGGCCATGGATCTGAAACGCCATGATACCATCGGGATTGATTTGGTTGCCATGTGTGTCAATGACCTGATTGTCCAAGGCGCTGAGCCACTTTTCTTCCTTGATTATTATGCCACGGGCAAACTGGATGTAGATACAGCCGCCAGTGTCATTACGGGAATAGCCGAAGGCTGCAAACAGGCAGGCTGTGCGCTGGTCGGGGGAGAAACTGCAGAAATGCCGGGGATGTATCATGGTGAAGATTATGACGTTGCCGGCTTTTGTGTTGGTGTCGTCGAAAAATCAGCAATCATTGACGGCAGCCAGGTTCAGGTTGGTGATGCTCTGATTGCCCTGGCATCCAGCGGTCCACACTCCAATGGCTATTCTTTAATCCGTAAAATTCTTGAAGTCAGCCAGACAAATCCTGAAACAACCGAACTTGAAGGAAAGTCCCTCGCTGATCATCTGCTTGCACCGACCCAAATTTATGTCAAATCTATTCTGGGATTAATTGAAGAAGTTGAAGTCCATGCGATTGCACATCTTACTGGTGGTGGCTTCTGGGAGAATATTCCTCGTGTCCTGCCGGAAAATACGCAAGCCAGAATCAATTCTGCCAGTTGGGAGTGGCCAGCAGTCTTTACATGGTTGCAACAAGCTGGCAATGTTAGCACCCACGAAATGTATCGAACATTTAACTGCGGGGTAGGTATGATAATTGCAATACCTCAATCGCAAGCTGAACTGGCCATTTCGTATTTGAACGCGACGGGAGAAAATGCCTGGCAGATTGGCACCATTGCCGAACTCAACGCTGATGAGCAACCTGTCGTTATCAACGAATAA